GGCGTCGCGGCGGCGTAGCGTGATGCGAGGGCTCTCGGGGCCCTGCATGCTAGGCTAGGAGCGGCGAACCCCATGAGCGACGCGCGAGTGCTGGTGGTGGACGACGAGAAGAGCATGCGGGATCTCCTGGCGATCTCGCTCGAGAAGCAGCACTTCGAGGTGACGGTGGCGGACGGCGGCGAGGCCGCCATCGAGACCCTGCGGCGCGAGACGTTCGACGTGGTGATCACCGACCTCCGCATGCCCAATGCGGACGGTCTCCAGGTCCTCCGCGCCGCCAAGGAAGCGTCGTTGGAGTCGGTGGTCATCGTGATCACCGCCGTCGGGTCGACGGAGACCGCGGTCGAGGCGATGAAGCTCGGCGCCTACGACTACATCACCAAGCCGTTCAAGCTCGACGAGATCAATCTGATCATCCGGCGCGCCCTCGAGCGCAAGCGCCTCCGCGACGAGAACCTCTACCTCCGTAAGCAGCTCGAAACCCAGCACCGCTTCGACAACATCGTCGGCAAGAGCGCGCGCATGGGCGAGGTCTTCGAGACGATCCGGAAGATCGCGGACAGCCCGTCGACCGCGATGATCACGGGCGAGAGCGGCACCGGCAAGGAGCTGGTCGCGCGGGCCATCCACTTCAACGGCGGCCGCTCCAGCAAGCCCTTCATCTCCGTCAATTGCGGGGCCATTCCCGAGGCGCTGATGGAGTCGGAGCTCTTCGGGCACGTGAAGGGCGCGTTCACGGGCGCGGTGGCCAACAAGATCGGTCTCTTCTCCGCGGCCGACGGCGGCACCCTCTTCCTCGACGAGATCACCGAGATCCCGCCCCTTCTCCAGGTGAAGCTCCTGCGGGCTATCCAGGAGCGCGAGATCCGGCGGGTGGGCGAGACTCGTGACCTCAAGGTCGACGTACGCCTGATCGCGGCGTCGAATCGCGACCTCGAGCAGGCGGTCGCGGAGGGCGTGCTGCGCGAGGACCTCTTCTACCGGCTGAACGTCATCCCGATCCAGCTTCCTCCGCTGCGCGAGCGGCGAGAAGACATCCCGCTGCTGGTCACCCACTTCATCCAGAAGTTCGGCAAGCAGCTCGGCAAGGAGGTCCGCGGGATCACGCCGGAAGGGCTGGCCGTCCTCGAGCGCCATCACTGGCCAGGGAACATCCGCGAGCTCGAGAACGTGCTCGAGCGCGCCATTGTCCTCGGAGCGAGCGACACTCTCGGCGTCGAGTCCCTGCCGGAATCCGTGCGGCGCGAGCGGCCCGTCAAGGGCATGGACGTGGATCTCCCCGAGGAGGGCATGGACCTCGAAGCGGCGCTGGACGCTCTCGAGCGGCGCTACCTTCAGCGTGCACTGGAGCGGAGCCGCGGAGTCCAGACCAAGGCGGCCGAGCTCCTTCGGATGACCTTCCGCCAGTTCCGCTACAAGCTCCAGAAGCACAACATGGCGCGCCGGGGATCGCCTCAGGAGGAGTGACAATTCACGTATTTCGGCTGACAGGATCCGTCAGATCTTTCCTCGAACCCATGGTGCTCACACGTAGCGAAAAATCTTTCGCAGCGAACAAAATCAACGAGATACGCCTCGGAGTCCTGCGGTATCCCGTGGATTCT
This portion of the Candidatus Methylomirabilota bacterium genome encodes:
- a CDS encoding sigma-54 dependent transcriptional regulator — encoded protein: MSDARVLVVDDEKSMRDLLAISLEKQHFEVTVADGGEAAIETLRRETFDVVITDLRMPNADGLQVLRAAKEASLESVVIVITAVGSTETAVEAMKLGAYDYITKPFKLDEINLIIRRALERKRLRDENLYLRKQLETQHRFDNIVGKSARMGEVFETIRKIADSPSTAMITGESGTGKELVARAIHFNGGRSSKPFISVNCGAIPEALMESELFGHVKGAFTGAVANKIGLFSAADGGTLFLDEITEIPPLLQVKLLRAIQEREIRRVGETRDLKVDVRLIAASNRDLEQAVAEGVLREDLFYRLNVIPIQLPPLRERREDIPLLVTHFIQKFGKQLGKEVRGITPEGLAVLERHHWPGNIRELENVLERAIVLGASDTLGVESLPESVRRERPVKGMDVDLPEEGMDLEAALDALERRYLQRALERSRGVQTKAAELLRMTFRQFRYKLQKHNMARRGSPQEE